In the genome of Photobacterium sp. TLY01, one region contains:
- the recC gene encoding exodeoxyribonuclease V subunit gamma — protein MFTVYHSNQLDLLKSLLVELIRRDPLSDPFLPEQILVQSPGMSQWLKLELAQSLGVAANITFPLPATFIWDMFTKVLQDVPARSAFNKDAMTWSLMQVLPGLLDQPEFAPLARYLEEDAYQQRRFQLAGKIADIFDQYLVYRPEWIQAWEAGRIDPELAGDHPWQPVLWQALYDHILAQGQSPYHRANLYQQFIETLTQYAQSGTELPEGLPKRLFVFGISALPPRYMDALAALGQHIDVHLMFTNPCRHYWGDVRDRKYLARLAAQQRQQVIWRDEHSEQAGAVGILKGSLEDNLIDESHQDAAVGNTLLASLGKLGRDNLYLLSELQAFEVDAFVEIQPDSLLHCIQSDILNLEDKVNDQLLADSQHKQPVEAQDRSLSVHVCHSPMREVEVLYDNLLAMLDADPDLSPRDIVVMVADINAYSPYIQAVFGNAPTERYLPFSISDRSADQENPVLLACLRLLDLPNSRCHASELTELLEVPAIMKRFNLDSDRFIQVKGWIEEAGIRWGLDAGTAREFSLPVQQQNTWLFGLQRMLLGYAMPAQAGLYQGILAYDEVQGMDAELAGQLSVFVEQLIHYRRVLNQPHSAREWFSVLNQLLDDFFSVDTEGELVLRLIRDKLQQLEQQLDDAGYQQALTPAVMRDYLNDKLSGERVSQRFLAGQINFCTLMPMRSIPFKVVCLLGMNDGVYPRTIAPEGFDLMVGRQRAGDRSRRDDDRYLFLEALLSAQQQLYISYVGRSIQDNSEKMPSVLLSELLDYCQQGFCLQGDSALAPEDSAERLIRWLTHHHPLTPFSPLAFLGSSPSYAAEWLPAARRITVDKVDFLSQSLSPFVLTDLAESSASLPVIEMTELQRFWRLPVQYFFNRRLKVYFDAAAGAMVDEEPFALDGLQSYQLRADLLTTLLEAQTRPDAMHRFQAMQQAAGTLPIAAFGELTLAQEKQQLAPLAERLAALLASPLEDPEIDLLMTIPSGQCRLQGWIRHYTASGVIHFRPGKVRTQDLIHAWLEHLAMSVQGITADTHVLGIDKHVRLRPVEKEYAAEQLSMLTEGYLAGQSSPLPYFPRTAQAGLEALRDKSGNWLTDEESLEKALTKMAGVFNDSYLFSGEGSNAYIARVWPNWQDDLAIEAMDWARRVLQPVLMHLEEIE, from the coding sequence GTGTTTACTGTTTACCATTCCAACCAACTGGACCTGCTGAAGTCTTTACTGGTTGAGCTGATCCGCCGGGATCCGCTTTCAGACCCCTTTCTCCCTGAGCAGATTCTGGTGCAGAGTCCGGGCATGTCGCAATGGCTCAAACTCGAACTGGCACAGTCGCTGGGCGTGGCCGCAAATATTACTTTTCCCTTGCCGGCGACCTTCATCTGGGACATGTTCACCAAAGTACTGCAGGATGTGCCGGCACGCAGTGCCTTCAATAAAGATGCCATGACCTGGTCGCTGATGCAGGTGCTGCCCGGGTTGCTGGATCAGCCGGAATTTGCACCACTGGCGCGTTACCTGGAAGAGGATGCCTATCAGCAGCGTCGATTTCAGCTGGCCGGAAAAATTGCCGACATCTTTGACCAGTATCTGGTGTACCGGCCGGAGTGGATACAGGCATGGGAAGCGGGGCGCATTGACCCTGAACTGGCGGGCGATCACCCCTGGCAGCCGGTGTTATGGCAGGCGCTGTATGACCACATTCTGGCGCAGGGGCAATCGCCCTATCACCGCGCTAATTTGTATCAACAGTTTATTGAAACACTGACGCAGTACGCCCAGTCCGGGACGGAGCTGCCGGAGGGATTACCCAAACGTCTGTTTGTCTTTGGTATTTCAGCGCTGCCGCCACGCTATATGGACGCCCTGGCAGCCTTGGGGCAGCACATCGATGTGCATCTGATGTTTACCAATCCTTGCCGCCACTACTGGGGCGATGTCAGAGATCGCAAATATCTGGCCCGGCTGGCAGCGCAGCAGCGTCAGCAGGTGATCTGGCGGGATGAACACAGCGAGCAGGCCGGTGCCGTGGGCATACTCAAAGGCTCGCTGGAAGATAACCTGATTGACGAGTCCCATCAGGATGCCGCGGTTGGCAATACATTGTTAGCGTCACTGGGGAAGCTGGGGCGGGACAACCTGTATCTGCTGTCGGAATTACAGGCGTTTGAAGTTGATGCTTTTGTTGAGATTCAGCCCGACAGTCTGCTGCACTGCATTCAGTCGGATATCCTGAATCTGGAAGACAAAGTGAATGACCAGCTGCTGGCCGACAGTCAGCACAAACAGCCGGTTGAGGCGCAAGATCGCTCTTTGTCGGTGCACGTCTGCCATTCCCCGATGCGGGAAGTGGAGGTTCTCTATGATAATTTGCTGGCCATGCTGGATGCGGACCCCGATCTGTCGCCACGCGATATCGTGGTCATGGTCGCAGATATCAATGCCTACAGTCCTTACATTCAGGCGGTTTTCGGCAATGCGCCGACGGAGCGCTACCTGCCATTTTCCATATCTGACCGCAGCGCCGATCAGGAAAACCCTGTGCTGCTGGCCTGCCTGCGCTTGCTGGATTTACCCAATAGCCGTTGCCATGCCTCTGAGCTGACGGAGTTGCTGGAAGTGCCGGCTATCATGAAGCGGTTTAATCTTGACAGCGATCGCTTCATTCAGGTGAAGGGCTGGATTGAGGAAGCCGGCATTCGCTGGGGACTGGATGCCGGCACAGCGCGCGAATTTTCACTGCCGGTGCAGCAGCAAAATACCTGGCTGTTCGGGTTGCAGCGCATGTTGCTTGGTTATGCGATGCCTGCGCAGGCGGGGCTGTATCAGGGGATACTGGCCTATGATGAAGTGCAGGGCATGGATGCCGAGCTGGCCGGTCAGCTCAGTGTCTTTGTCGAGCAGTTAATCCATTACCGCCGGGTACTCAATCAGCCGCATTCGGCGCGTGAGTGGTTCAGTGTGCTGAACCAGTTGCTGGATGATTTTTTCAGCGTGGATACCGAGGGTGAACTGGTATTGCGTCTGATCCGCGACAAGTTGCAGCAACTGGAGCAGCAACTGGATGATGCCGGTTATCAGCAAGCGCTGACGCCTGCGGTCATGCGCGATTACCTTAATGACAAGCTGAGCGGCGAGCGTGTGAGTCAGCGCTTTCTGGCCGGTCAGATCAACTTCTGTACCCTGATGCCGATGCGTTCGATCCCATTCAAAGTAGTCTGTCTGTTGGGGATGAATGATGGGGTCTATCCGCGCACCATTGCCCCTGAAGGCTTTGATCTGATGGTGGGCCGCCAGCGTGCCGGTGACCGTTCTCGCCGTGACGATGACAGATATCTGTTTCTCGAAGCCCTCTTGTCTGCCCAGCAGCAGTTGTACATCAGTTATGTCGGGCGCTCGATTCAGGATAACAGTGAAAAAATGCCGTCCGTTCTGCTCAGTGAGTTACTGGATTACTGCCAGCAGGGATTTTGTCTGCAAGGGGACAGCGCGCTGGCTCCGGAGGATTCAGCGGAGCGTCTGATCCGCTGGTTAACTCACCACCATCCACTGACGCCATTCAGCCCGCTAGCCTTTCTGGGAAGCTCGCCCAGTTATGCGGCAGAATGGCTGCCCGCGGCACGACGAATCACTGTGGATAAGGTGGATTTCCTGTCGCAATCGCTGTCCCCGTTTGTTCTGACGGATCTGGCGGAGTCATCCGCTTCACTGCCTGTGATTGAAATGACAGAGTTGCAGCGCTTCTGGCGCCTGCCGGTACAGTACTTTTTTAACCGGCGTCTCAAGGTCTATTTTGACGCCGCCGCAGGGGCGATGGTGGATGAAGAACCCTTTGCACTTGATGGCCTGCAGAGTTATCAACTGCGGGCAGATTTACTGACGACTCTGCTTGAAGCGCAGACCCGGCCCGACGCTATGCACCGTTTTCAGGCGATGCAGCAGGCGGCCGGCACCTTGCCGATCGCAGCATTTGGTGAGCTGACTCTGGCGCAGGAAAAACAGCAGCTCGCCCCACTGGCCGAAAGGCTCGCCGCTTTGCTTGCCTCGCCGCTCGAGGATCCTGAAATTGATCTGCTGATGACGATCCCTTCAGGTCAGTGCCGATTGCAGGGGTGGATCCGCCATTACACCGCATCCGGGGTGATTCACTTCAGGCCCGGCAAAGTGCGGACGCAAGACCTGATTCATGCCTGGCTGGAGCATCTGGCGATGTCGGTACAGGGGATAACCGCCGACACCCATGTGCTGGGCATTGATAAGCATGTCCGCCTCCGGCCGGTAGAAAAAGAGTATGCCGCGGAGCAACTGAGTATGCTGACAGAAGGCTATCTGGCCGGGCAGTCATCCCCATTACCTTATTTCCCGCGCACAGCGCAGGCCGGCCTGGAGGCGCTACGGGACAAAAGCGGCAACTGGCTGACGGATGAAGAGAGTCTGGAAAAAGCCTTGACCAAAATGGCCGGGGTGTTTAACGACAGTTATCTGTTCAGCGGTGAAGGCAGCAATGCTTACATTGCCCGGGTCTGGCCAAACTGGCAGGACGATCTTGCCATTGAGGCCATGGATTGGGCACGGCGGGTGTTACAGCCTGTGTTGATGCATCTTGAAGAGATCGAGTAG
- a CDS encoding LysR substrate-binding domain-containing protein produces the protein MNIALKQLRVFVAVAQEKTITAAAERLFLTKPAVSMALAELEKQLSQPLFDRHHNRLTLNSEGKRLLPLADELLQRTQSMEQLFSQTGALSGSLAIGSSDTVGNQLTPFLLRDFRMQTAHTDQSLLIGNTAAIVKKLGDFELDIGLVEGRVTEKHLISQPWLQDEMVIICHPLHPLLKQNSLSLSDLEHSEWVLREAGSGTRDYFLHHLAPDINDWQLAFELNTTEAIINSVAAGLGLTCLSRRAVYHAVQEKRVAELPITLSKQRQYWLVYHKDKYTSPLLSAFIAFCQQWQAGSDPVIATAESNDLTDLT, from the coding sequence ATGAACATTGCGCTGAAACAACTGAGAGTCTTTGTGGCCGTGGCACAGGAGAAAACCATCACGGCTGCCGCGGAACGCCTGTTTCTGACCAAACCGGCTGTCAGCATGGCGCTGGCCGAGCTGGAAAAACAACTCAGCCAGCCCCTGTTTGATCGCCATCACAACCGGCTGACCCTGAACAGCGAAGGCAAGCGCCTGCTACCTTTGGCCGATGAACTGCTCCAGCGCACCCAGAGCATGGAGCAGCTATTCAGCCAAACCGGTGCCTTGTCCGGCAGCTTGGCCATAGGCTCCAGCGATACTGTGGGCAATCAGCTCACGCCTTTTCTGCTGCGGGATTTCAGGATGCAGACAGCCCATACCGACCAGTCCCTGCTGATCGGCAATACCGCGGCAATCGTGAAAAAGTTAGGTGATTTTGAGCTGGATATCGGCCTGGTCGAAGGCCGGGTCACAGAAAAACACTTGATCAGCCAGCCCTGGCTTCAGGATGAAATGGTGATTATCTGCCATCCTCTGCATCCATTGCTGAAACAAAACAGCCTGTCTCTGTCAGATCTGGAACACTCGGAATGGGTACTCAGGGAAGCCGGATCCGGCACCCGGGATTATTTCCTGCACCATCTCGCACCCGATATCAATGACTGGCAACTGGCTTTCGAGCTCAACACCACTGAAGCCATCATCAACAGTGTCGCCGCCGGCCTGGGCCTGACCTGCTTATCCCGGCGTGCTGTTTATCATGCAGTACAGGAAAAAAGGGTGGCAGAATTACCCATCACGCTGAGCAAGCAAAGACAATACTGGCTGGTGTACCACAAAGATAAATACACCAGCCCGCTGTTATCCGCATTTATTGCCTTCTGCCAGCAATGGCAAGCGGGGTCAGATCCGGTTATCGCCACCGCTGAAAGCAATGATCTGACTGATCTGACATAA
- a CDS encoding TDT family transporter, producing the protein MNQVLKERFALMPTPMAGLALAIASLGWCWENAVPLHGLAQSGSAAIAAVMLLGLAVKFVFHPQLLWQDLKHPVVGSVVPTFSMALMVLSSALARYLPHAGWVLWLVAVVLHLVFLACFVFHRLSRFELHHMVPSWFVPPVGIIVADVTFPGGALAPLAQALMVFGLSAYALMLPVMLYRLIFCHEVPDAAKPTIAILAAPASLSLAGYLTVTAQPSVLIVALLASIGLLMTLVIYLAFFRLLRLPFSPAYAAFTFPVVIGATALYKTAHWMSTQPLLADYAHQVQGLALAELLVATVVVSYVIVRYLAHYCAAEISYRRATM; encoded by the coding sequence ATGAATCAAGTCTTGAAAGAGCGATTTGCCTTGATGCCGACACCTATGGCCGGATTGGCACTGGCGATTGCCAGCCTGGGCTGGTGCTGGGAAAACGCGGTGCCATTGCACGGTCTGGCGCAAAGCGGCAGTGCCGCGATTGCGGCTGTGATGTTACTGGGATTAGCGGTGAAGTTTGTCTTCCATCCTCAGTTACTCTGGCAGGATTTGAAGCATCCTGTGGTCGGCAGTGTCGTGCCGACTTTTTCGATGGCACTCATGGTGCTTTCCTCTGCGCTGGCGCGATACCTGCCGCATGCCGGGTGGGTACTATGGCTGGTCGCCGTGGTTTTGCATCTGGTGTTTTTAGCCTGCTTCGTTTTTCATCGTTTGAGCCGGTTTGAGTTGCACCATATGGTGCCCAGCTGGTTTGTGCCGCCTGTGGGGATCATCGTGGCTGATGTCACTTTTCCGGGGGGCGCCCTGGCACCCTTGGCGCAGGCCTTGATGGTGTTTGGCCTGAGTGCTTACGCCCTGATGTTGCCTGTGATGCTATATCGCCTGATTTTCTGTCATGAAGTGCCGGATGCCGCCAAGCCGACCATCGCGATTCTGGCGGCCCCGGCCAGCTTGTCACTGGCAGGTTATCTGACAGTAACGGCGCAGCCTTCCGTGCTGATCGTAGCTTTGCTGGCGAGTATCGGGTTGCTGATGACTCTGGTGATTTACCTGGCCTTCTTCAGACTGTTGCGGTTACCCTTCAGTCCGGCTTATGCCGCGTTTACGTTTCCTGTGGTGATCGGGGCGACCGCTTTGTACAAAACGGCCCATTGGATGAGCACTCAGCCCCTGCTGGCCGACTACGCGCACCAGGTTCAGGGGCTGGCTCTGGCTGAATTACTGGTCGCTACTGTGGTGGTCAGTTATGTCATCGTGCGCTATCTGGCTCATTATTGCGCCGCTGAGATTAGCTACCGCAGAGCGACGATGTAA
- a CDS encoding DNA-3-methyladenine glycosylase I encodes MSLREKFEQIYTRAADRKGGEAALESLLSTPLSAEVLATIGDDRWLAAFTQKVFQSGMSWKVVRSKWDGFESVFFGFDIEKLLLVPNEMWERKATDPAIIRHLGKVMTIPDNAYMIHSAAKTHGSFAAMVAAWPSEDIIGLWRYLKSKGKRLGGNTGPYTLRVMGKDTFILSQDVEAYLRSTGIIDGGRDTQRSLAGAQAAFNDWQQESGRPLCQISQIIAFSGGDNRI; translated from the coding sequence GTGAGCCTGAGAGAAAAATTTGAACAAATTTATACCCGTGCTGCTGATCGCAAAGGAGGCGAGGCGGCGTTGGAAAGTTTGCTGTCGACCCCGCTGAGTGCAGAGGTGTTGGCCACCATTGGCGATGATCGCTGGCTGGCCGCCTTTACGCAGAAAGTGTTCCAGTCAGGGATGAGCTGGAAAGTGGTCAGGAGTAAGTGGGACGGTTTTGAGTCGGTCTTTTTTGGCTTTGATATTGAAAAGTTATTGCTGGTGCCGAACGAAATGTGGGAGCGAAAAGCCACAGATCCGGCCATTATCCGTCATCTTGGCAAAGTGATGACGATTCCGGACAATGCGTACATGATCCACAGCGCCGCGAAAACGCACGGCTCGTTTGCCGCGATGGTTGCCGCGTGGCCATCGGAAGACATCATTGGCTTATGGCGCTATCTGAAAAGCAAAGGGAAACGTTTGGGCGGCAATACCGGCCCCTATACGTTACGGGTGATGGGTAAAGATACTTTTATCCTCAGCCAGGATGTTGAAGCCTACCTGCGCAGTACCGGAATCATTGATGGCGGCCGGGACACCCAGCGCTCTCTGGCGGGGGCACAGGCCGCGTTTAACGACTGGCAACAGGAGTCGGGCCGGCCTTTATGTCAGATCAGTCAGATCATTGCTTTCAGCGGTGGCGATAACCGGATCTGA
- a CDS encoding YebG family protein, whose protein sequence is MAVIVKYVVERNGEEKMTFTSKSEADAYDKMLDMADELFAVLSESKLLEDEAKQEELALFLAQEREKVLVALGAKKAKPTAKKKPAKPEAVQEATDSEAA, encoded by the coding sequence ATGGCTGTTATCGTCAAATATGTAGTAGAGCGCAACGGAGAAGAGAAGATGACTTTTACCTCTAAATCTGAAGCTGATGCCTACGATAAAATGTTGGATATGGCTGACGAGCTGTTTGCTGTTCTGAGTGAAAGCAAACTGCTTGAAGACGAAGCCAAACAGGAAGAATTAGCGCTGTTCCTGGCTCAGGAACGTGAAAAAGTGCTGGTTGCGCTGGGCGCCAAAAAAGCCAAACCAACCGCCAAGAAAAAACCCGCCAAACCTGAAGCGGTTCAGGAAGCTACTGACAGCGAAGCCGCCTGA
- the recB gene encoding exodeoxyribonuclease V subunit beta, whose protein sequence is MTPSAELAAITPQTLEPMVFPLHGTRLIEASAGTGKTFTIATLYLRLLLGHGDAKTAYPQPLTVDKILVVTFTEAATAELRDRIRRRIHDARIAFSRGMSEDPVLAALLRDLPDHARSAALLLQAERQIDEAAIFTIHGFCQRMLTQNAFESGSLFSNEFITEESQLRAQVAADYWRRYFYPLPRELANEIRRCWPAPAALLKDINAFLSGAPVTLMAPPLSGDLTQLHQHNLQRIEAVKQGWREHAADFLALISNSGVNKRSYTKTSLPKALDEVGLWSTQPTLDYSLPKALEKFDQTVLEEKTAKGAVPWHPVFAAIHDLLAARPSVREPVLAHAIQACRELLAEAKLRKGWLSFDDLLTQLAAALLTDKDMGEGALAARIRHLYPVAMIDEFQDTDPLQYQIFSTVYMPDEQAGPDDIAKVSGLFMIGDPKQAIYAFRGADIFTYIRARRQVSAHYTLGTNWRSTASMVAAANRVFELPDSPFIYDSDIQFLPVQPSPNAQSKHWQLNGERQPALCFWQMDAEAPVSKGEYQQAMAEATAAQIQAILTQAHDHQALLVKGSEQRPVSAGDIAVLVRTGSEAALVRQAMAAQGIPSVYLSNRDSVFASQEAADLLRLLVAVLHPEQDTSLRAALATPLFALSAFQLDRLNNEEDEWERWIAEFRDYRSLWLRRGVLPMIRHVLTRRQIAERLLGENGGERRLTDLLHLGELLQQASQTLDSDQALIRWLAEHMASPNGNSDEQQLRLESDSNLVQIVTIHKSKGLEYELVFLPFVCSYRSTETALFHDPQSQQAVLDVRGEERSLALAEQERLAEDLRLIYVALTRAVYGCYVGMAPLRNGRSTKEPTGLHLSAMGYLIQNGKEGGLAELAEALNTLAQSEDICVEVPPSLPASPWQPVLTEQPVPQAARFLHPVEHNWWITSYSALVKQGHSALDATSELPGFDTDSSQDSLLDDPEQGMALAEPERSVFTFPKGARPGTFLHSLFENIEFTDAVDSAATTQVITDLLRQENYDPEWLPVLQQLLTQVLNCALDGQDLRLGALQPSQRLVEMEFMLPIHLLSSALLNKTLARHDTLSAKAGELGFSTVSGMLKGFIDLVFEYQGKYYVLDWKSNWLGDTHEAYRGEALNTAMREHRYDLQYQLYALALHRFLKSRKADYDYQQHFGGVYYLFLRGVRAEDHSGIFHARPSHALLNELEQLIDGQISQGEPA, encoded by the coding sequence TTGACCCCATCAGCAGAACTTGCTGCCATTACGCCACAAACACTGGAACCTATGGTGTTTCCGCTGCACGGCACGCGACTGATAGAAGCATCGGCAGGGACAGGGAAAACTTTTACCATCGCGACCTTGTACCTGCGTTTGCTGCTGGGACACGGTGATGCCAAGACGGCGTACCCGCAGCCACTGACGGTGGATAAGATACTGGTGGTAACCTTTACCGAAGCGGCAACGGCCGAGCTGCGCGACCGGATCCGCCGCCGCATTCATGATGCCAGGATCGCCTTCAGTCGCGGTATGAGCGAGGATCCTGTGTTGGCGGCCCTGCTACGAGATCTGCCGGATCATGCCCGATCGGCCGCCTTGCTGTTGCAGGCGGAACGGCAGATCGATGAAGCGGCGATCTTCACCATTCATGGCTTTTGCCAGCGTATGCTGACGCAAAACGCTTTCGAGTCAGGCAGCCTGTTTTCCAATGAATTCATCACCGAAGAAAGCCAGCTGCGGGCGCAGGTGGCGGCGGATTATTGGCGCCGGTATTTTTACCCGCTGCCCCGCGAGTTGGCGAATGAAATCCGTCGTTGCTGGCCGGCACCGGCAGCGCTGCTCAAAGACATCAATGCGTTTTTATCCGGCGCCCCGGTCACGCTGATGGCCCCGCCGCTGTCGGGCGATCTGACGCAGCTGCATCAGCACAATCTGCAGCGGATTGAGGCGGTCAAGCAGGGCTGGCGTGAGCATGCGGCAGATTTTCTGGCGCTGATCAGTAACTCAGGGGTGAATAAACGCAGCTATACCAAAACCAGTCTGCCCAAAGCCCTCGATGAAGTCGGACTGTGGTCCACCCAGCCAACGCTGGATTACAGCTTGCCCAAGGCGCTGGAAAAATTTGATCAGACGGTGCTGGAGGAGAAAACCGCCAAGGGCGCCGTGCCGTGGCATCCGGTGTTTGCTGCCATTCATGACTTGCTGGCCGCCAGACCCAGCGTCAGAGAGCCGGTTCTGGCCCATGCTATTCAGGCCTGCCGTGAACTGCTGGCCGAGGCCAAGTTACGTAAAGGCTGGCTGTCGTTTGATGATCTGCTGACCCAGTTGGCGGCGGCGTTACTGACAGATAAAGACATGGGTGAAGGCGCACTGGCTGCCCGGATCCGTCATTTGTATCCCGTTGCCATGATCGATGAGTTTCAGGATACCGATCCGCTTCAGTATCAGATCTTCAGCACGGTTTATATGCCCGACGAACAGGCCGGACCCGATGATATCGCTAAGGTATCGGGATTGTTCATGATCGGCGATCCCAAACAGGCGATTTATGCTTTTCGCGGTGCGGATATTTTTACTTACATCCGGGCAAGGCGACAGGTCAGCGCCCACTATACGCTGGGCACTAACTGGCGTTCGACTGCCAGCATGGTGGCAGCGGCGAACCGGGTGTTTGAACTGCCCGACAGCCCGTTTATTTATGACAGCGATATCCAGTTTTTGCCCGTTCAGCCCAGCCCGAATGCCCAGAGTAAGCACTGGCAACTCAACGGTGAACGTCAGCCGGCGTTGTGTTTCTGGCAGATGGACGCTGAGGCCCCGGTCAGTAAAGGGGAGTATCAACAGGCGATGGCGGAAGCGACGGCCGCACAGATTCAAGCCATTCTGACCCAGGCTCATGATCACCAGGCGTTATTGGTGAAAGGCAGCGAGCAGCGGCCGGTGTCAGCCGGCGATATCGCTGTGCTGGTGCGCACCGGATCAGAGGCGGCGCTGGTGCGTCAGGCGATGGCAGCTCAGGGCATACCCAGTGTGTACCTGTCTAACCGTGACAGTGTTTTTGCCAGTCAGGAAGCGGCAGATTTGCTGCGCTTGCTGGTGGCCGTGCTGCATCCTGAACAGGACACCAGCTTGCGGGCCGCCCTGGCCACTCCTTTGTTTGCGCTCAGCGCTTTTCAGCTCGACAGGCTGAATAACGAGGAAGACGAGTGGGAGCGCTGGATTGCGGAGTTTCGTGACTATCGCAGTCTGTGGCTGCGCCGCGGTGTGCTCCCTATGATCCGCCATGTGTTAACACGCCGCCAGATTGCCGAACGTCTGCTGGGTGAAAACGGCGGCGAGCGCAGGCTGACGGATTTACTGCATCTGGGCGAGTTGCTGCAGCAGGCCAGCCAGACGCTGGACAGTGATCAGGCCTTGATCCGCTGGCTGGCTGAACACATGGCGTCGCCAAACGGTAACAGCGACGAACAGCAACTGCGGCTGGAATCTGACAGCAACCTGGTGCAAATCGTTACTATCCACAAATCCAAAGGCCTGGAATACGAGCTGGTATTTCTGCCGTTTGTCTGCAGCTACCGCAGCACGGAAACCGCCTTGTTTCATGATCCCCAGTCTCAGCAGGCGGTGCTGGATGTCAGGGGGGAGGAGCGCAGTCTGGCGCTGGCCGAACAAGAGCGACTGGCGGAGGACCTGCGTCTGATTTATGTAGCGCTGACCCGGGCCGTGTATGGCTGTTATGTCGGTATGGCACCGCTGCGCAATGGCCGAAGCACCAAGGAACCGACCGGGCTGCATCTGTCTGCAATGGGCTATCTGATTCAGAATGGCAAAGAAGGCGGGCTGGCCGAACTGGCTGAGGCGCTCAATACGCTGGCGCAAAGTGAAGATATCTGTGTGGAAGTACCGCCCTCGCTGCCTGCATCGCCCTGGCAACCGGTGTTGACCGAGCAGCCAGTGCCGCAAGCGGCCCGCTTTTTACATCCCGTTGAACACAACTGGTGGATCACCAGCTATTCCGCTCTGGTGAAACAGGGCCACTCGGCGTTGGACGCCACCAGTGAATTGCCCGGTTTTGATACCGATTCATCGCAAGACAGCCTGCTGGATGATCCGGAGCAAGGCATGGCCCTTGCTGAACCGGAGCGCTCGGTGTTCACCTTTCCGAAAGGGGCCCGGCCGGGCACCTTCCTGCACAGTCTGTTCGAGAATATTGAATTCACTGATGCGGTCGACAGCGCAGCCACCACCCAGGTCATCACAGATTTACTGCGGCAGGAAAATTACGACCCCGAATGGCTGCCGGTACTGCAGCAATTGCTGACCCAGGTACTGAACTGTGCCCTGGATGGTCAGGATTTGCGTCTTGGCGCGCTTCAGCCGTCGCAGCGTCTGGTCGAGATGGAATTCATGCTGCCGATCCACCTGCTGTCATCGGCCCTGCTGAACAAAACGCTGGCCCGGCATGATACCTTGTCGGCCAAAGCGGGGGAACTGGGGTTCTCCACGGTCAGCGGGATGCTGAAAGGGTTTATCGATCTGGTGTTTGAGTATCAGGGGAAATATTACGTGCTGGACTGGAAATCGAACTGGCTGGGCGACACCCATGAGGCGTACCGGGGTGAGGCATTGAATACGGCGATGCGCGAACACCGTTATGATCTGCAATATCAGCTCTATGCCCTGGCGTTACACCGATTTTTGAAAAGCAGAAAAGCCGATTACGATTATCAGCAGCATTTTGGCGGTGTGTATTACCTGTTTTTACGGGGCGTACGGGCCGAAGATCACAGTGGTATTTTTCATGCCCGGCCAAGCCACGCACTGCTGAACGAACTGGAACAGTTGATTGACGGCCAGATCAGCCAGGGAGAGCCTGCCTGA